In one window of Ruminococcus albus AD2013 DNA:
- a CDS encoding SPL family radical SAM protein yields the protein MEYIKAKTILQKCKDSSWFGNDYNMNLYHGCCHGCIYCDSRSDCYQIEDFDKVRAKDNALMILRDELRRKVKTGVIGTGSMSDPYNPFERDERLTVKSLMLIDAYGFGITVITKSPLITRDIPLYKQIAEHSPVLCKMTITTADDKLSRLVEPRVAVSSERFDALARISDEGVFTGITLMPVLPFIEDTEDNIRTIVRRAHECGVRCIYPAFGMTLRSGNREYFYQKLNESFPGLKDQYIRRYGNRYECPSPNAKKLWQVFTEECARYGILYEMKAIINAYKAGYEDGQLSFFD from the coding sequence ATGGAATACATCAAAGCTAAGACTATTCTGCAAAAGTGCAAGGATAGCTCATGGTTCGGCAATGATTACAATATGAACCTGTACCACGGCTGCTGTCACGGTTGCATATATTGTGACAGCCGAAGTGATTGTTATCAGATAGAGGATTTTGACAAGGTCCGTGCCAAAGATAATGCGCTTATGATACTCCGTGATGAACTTCGCAGGAAAGTTAAGACAGGCGTTATCGGTACAGGTTCGATGTCCGACCCATATAACCCTTTTGAACGTGATGAAAGACTCACGGTAAAATCGCTGATGCTTATAGATGCCTACGGCTTCGGGATAACGGTGATAACCAAATCTCCGCTGATAACAAGGGATATCCCTCTGTATAAGCAGATAGCTGAACATTCACCTGTACTATGTAAAATGACGATAACCACCGCAGATGACAAGCTTTCGCGGTTAGTTGAACCGCGTGTGGCTGTCTCTTCCGAAAGGTTTGATGCACTTGCCAGGATATCCGATGAGGGAGTGTTCACCGGTATTACATTGATGCCTGTTCTGCCTTTTATCGAAGATACTGAGGATAACATAAGGACGATAGTTCGCAGAGCACATGAATGCGGAGTTCGGTGCATATATCCTGCTTTCGGAATGACGCTTCGCTCAGGCAACAGGGAGTATTTTTACCAAAAGCTAAACGAAAGCTTCCCGGGGTTGAAAGATCAATATATTCGCAGATACGGCAACAGATATGAATGCCCGTCACCGAATGCTAAAAAACTTTGGCAGGTGTTCACAGAAGAATGCGCAAGGTACGGCATACTTTATGAGATGAAAGCAATTATTAACGCATATAAAGCAGGGTATGAAGACGGTCAGCTTAGCTTTTTTGACTGA
- a CDS encoding pyridoxamine 5'-phosphate oxidase family protein, protein MFREMLRKKQALTDEECIAVLKSEKRGVLSVLGDDDYPYGMPINHFYYEEDGHIYFHGAKFGHRVDAVKRHEKVSYCVYDEGYRKEGEWALNIKSVIVFGRLVPVEDEAKMIDICRKLSHKFTDDESYIESEIKRAGFRTFMYELVPEHMTGKLVNEA, encoded by the coding sequence ATGTTCAGAGAAATGCTGAGAAAGAAACAAGCCCTTACAGATGAAGAATGTATAGCAGTATTAAAATCTGAAAAAAGGGGTGTCCTTTCTGTTCTTGGTGACGATGACTACCCATATGGTATGCCCATAAATCATTTTTATTATGAAGAGGATGGACATATTTATTTTCACGGTGCTAAGTTTGGTCACAGGGTCGATGCAGTGAAGCGACATGAAAAGGTCAGCTACTGTGTTTACGATGAGGGCTATCGCAAAGAAGGCGAATGGGCTCTGAATATAAAAAGCGTTATTGTTTTCGGCAGGCTTGTTCCCGTGGAAGACGAAGCTAAGATGATTGACATCTGTAGAAAACTCAGCCATAAATTCACAGATGACGAAAGCTACATCGAAAGTGAGATCAAGAGGGCGGGTTTCCGTACATTTATGTACGAGCTTGTTCCCGAACATATGACAGGCAAGCTGGTAAATGAGGCGTAA
- the tyrS gene encoding tyrosine--tRNA ligase, with the protein MTCFEELKRRGLIAQMTDEKELEELINNGKATFYIGFDPTADSLHVGHFMALCLMKRLQMAGNKPIALVGGGTGMIGDPSGKTDMRKMLTPETIQHNCECFKKQMSRFIDFSDGKALMVNNGDWLLNLNYVDVLREVGACFSVNKMLTFECYKQRMERGLTFLEFNYMIMQSYDFYRLFQDYGCNMQFGGDDQWANMLGGTELIRKKLGKDAYAMTITLLLNSEGKKMGKTEKGAVWLDAEKTSPYDFYQYWRNVDDADVIKCLKLLTFVPIEEIEEMEQHMEGAEYNKAKELLAYELTKMIHGEEEANKADAAAKAIFGGGADSADMPTTTLTADDVDENKQIGILNLLVKAGLCPSNGEARRLVQQNGIAVNGEKFTDPKGMVDLSEQVIIKKGKKVFHKIVLG; encoded by the coding sequence ATGACTTGTTTTGAAGAACTCAAAAGAAGAGGGCTCATTGCCCAGATGACAGATGAAAAGGAGCTGGAAGAGCTTATCAACAATGGTAAGGCAACTTTCTATATCGGTTTTGACCCCACTGCTGACAGCCTTCACGTTGGTCACTTCATGGCTCTGTGCCTGATGAAGAGACTCCAGATGGCAGGCAACAAGCCTATCGCACTGGTAGGCGGCGGTACAGGTATGATCGGTGACCCATCAGGTAAGACTGATATGCGTAAGATGCTTACTCCCGAGACCATTCAGCACAACTGTGAATGCTTCAAGAAGCAGATGAGCAGATTCATAGACTTCTCCGATGGAAAGGCGCTGATGGTAAACAACGGCGACTGGCTGCTGAACCTCAATTATGTTGACGTACTCCGTGAGGTAGGCGCTTGCTTCTCTGTAAACAAAATGCTGACATTCGAGTGTTACAAGCAGAGAATGGAGAGAGGTCTGACATTCCTTGAATTCAACTACATGATAATGCAGTCTTACGACTTCTACAGACTGTTCCAGGATTACGGCTGTAATATGCAGTTCGGAGGCGATGACCAGTGGGCAAATATGCTTGGCGGTACCGAGCTTATCAGAAAGAAGCTTGGTAAGGACGCTTACGCTATGACCATCACACTGCTGCTCAATTCCGAGGGCAAGAAGATGGGCAAGACCGAAAAGGGTGCTGTATGGCTTGATGCTGAAAAGACTTCTCCTTATGATTTCTACCAGTACTGGAGAAACGTTGATGACGCTGATGTAATCAAGTGCCTGAAGCTGCTGACTTTCGTTCCTATCGAGGAGATAGAAGAGATGGAACAGCACATGGAGGGTGCAGAATACAACAAGGCTAAGGAACTGCTTGCTTATGAGCTGACCAAGATGATACACGGTGAAGAGGAAGCCAATAAGGCTGATGCAGCTGCAAAGGCAATTTTCGGCGGCGGAGCTGACAGTGCTGATATGCCTACAACTACTCTCACAGCTGATGATGTTGATGAGAACAAGCAGATAGGCATACTGAATCTGTTGGTTAAGGCAGGCCTTTGTCCTTCCAACGGCGAGGCAAGAAGACTTGTTCAGCAGAATGGTATTGCTGTTAACGGCGAGAAGTTCACTGACCCCAAGGGTATGGTAGATCTCTCAGAGCAGGTCATCATCAAGAAGGGTAAGAAGGTATTCCACAAGATAGTGCTGGGCTGA
- a CDS encoding IS1182 family transposase, giving the protein MRNCQVRLNMNYEIYIEESSPVRVLSNVIDEIYQKEEYTIVSKWNGAIPEDIMMKILIYGYMNDSFSSRKIEQLCKRDIHFMWLLDGFGAPDHSTISRFRQKMGEQIERVFYAVVKYLLNMKEISGKNLFIDGTKIEANANRYTFVWKKSVSKNEQKLRAKLPEILDEINYAYGVRFPENTPVSDMIGTLSSLMIKFGIERVYGKGHHKSSYQKALEKLEGYRDKMAQYDYYNSLFDGRNSFSKTDTDATFMHMKEDHMRNGQLKPGYNIQAAVEGEYIVGIDVSSERSDVNTLIPFLSKLNDLELFVLKNIICDAGYESEENYLYLRSHNMTSYIKPVNYEQSKKRNYRTKYGRPENMEYHEMGDIFVCKAGRILWRVGTKHEKSKTGFVSEKAMYRCESCEGCPYKQNCTKAKGNKTLSISHKFKELRTESLENITTEFGKQLRMNRSIQAEGVFGVLKQDHGFRRFLCRGKNNIRTEFLLLGLAYNIKKLFAKISENRLGISLFELKSA; this is encoded by the coding sequence ATGAGAAATTGTCAAGTGCGTCTTAACATGAATTATGAGATCTACATCGAAGAAAGCTCACCTGTCAGAGTATTGAGCAATGTTATAGATGAGATCTATCAAAAAGAAGAATACACGATAGTAAGCAAGTGGAATGGCGCCATACCCGAGGATATCATGATGAAGATACTCATCTACGGCTACATGAACGACTCTTTTTCAAGCCGTAAGATTGAACAGCTCTGCAAAAGGGATATCCATTTCATGTGGCTTCTCGATGGCTTTGGAGCTCCGGATCACAGCACTATCTCAAGATTTCGACAGAAAATGGGAGAACAGATTGAGCGTGTGTTTTACGCTGTTGTAAAGTATCTTTTGAATATGAAAGAGATAAGCGGTAAGAACCTGTTCATTGATGGCACCAAGATCGAAGCTAATGCAAACAGATATACATTCGTCTGGAAGAAGTCTGTATCCAAAAACGAACAGAAACTGCGAGCAAAACTGCCTGAGATACTTGATGAGATAAATTATGCTTATGGTGTGAGATTCCCCGAAAATACGCCAGTTTCGGATATGATCGGTACACTTTCTTCACTTATGATAAAATTTGGTATTGAACGAGTTTACGGAAAAGGACATCATAAATCATCATATCAGAAAGCACTTGAAAAGCTGGAAGGATATCGCGATAAAATGGCACAGTATGACTATTACAACAGCCTTTTTGACGGAAGGAACAGCTTTTCAAAGACAGATACCGATGCAACATTCATGCACATGAAGGAAGACCATATGAGAAACGGTCAGCTGAAACCCGGATACAACATACAGGCAGCAGTGGAAGGCGAGTATATTGTAGGTATAGACGTTTCAAGCGAACGGAGCGATGTAAATACGCTGATCCCGTTTCTGTCAAAGCTCAACGATCTGGAGCTGTTTGTATTGAAAAACATCATCTGTGATGCGGGTTATGAGAGCGAGGAGAACTATCTTTATCTCAGATCACATAACATGACCTCATACATAAAACCCGTAAATTATGAGCAGAGCAAAAAGCGGAATTATCGTACAAAATACGGCAGACCCGAGAATATGGAATACCACGAAATGGGCGATATTTTCGTATGCAAAGCCGGCAGGATACTTTGGAGAGTCGGGACTAAACACGAAAAAAGCAAGACGGGATTCGTTTCCGAAAAAGCTATGTACAGATGTGAAAGCTGCGAAGGTTGTCCCTACAAACAGAACTGTACAAAAGCAAAAGGAAACAAGACGCTGTCTATATCGCATAAGTTCAAAGAACTGAGAACAGAAAGCCTGGAAAATATAACGACCGAATTCGGAAAACAGCTCAGAATGAACCGAAGCATACAGGCTGAAGGCGTATTCGGAGTACTGAAACAGGATCATGGCTTCAGAAGATTCCTGTGCAGGGGGAAAAATAACATCAGAACTGAGTTCCTTTTGCTGGGACTTGCATACAACATAAAGAAGCTTTTTGCTAAGATCTCAGAAAACCGACTTGGAATTTCTCTTTTTGAACTGAAATCAGCATAA
- a CDS encoding methyltransferase domain-containing protein gives MYICPVCRKKLNKIENTWKCVNGHSFDIARKGHVNLLTTAKHNPKTAGDNADMVKARTEFLDKGYYRPLAEKIREIASAELQEIKNPIIIDSGCGEGFYTVELSKLEKADIYGIDISKHAVAHCMTRVHQASVNNCEFAVASSFDLPFANNSADAVISVFAPVCNDEYARVLKKGGKLIVVSPSPRHLFELKAAVYDKPYENKPNDYHLDRFVRDNEIVFEYTAELSSQKDIFDLFMMTPYFYKTSEEGISRLKALDSINVNCGFVIQVYKRK, from the coding sequence ATGTATATATGTCCCGTATGTAGAAAAAAACTCAATAAGATAGAAAATACATGGAAATGTGTGAACGGTCACAGTTTTGATATTGCCCGCAAGGGGCACGTTAATCTGCTGACCACCGCGAAGCACAACCCGAAGACCGCAGGCGACAATGCCGATATGGTAAAGGCGAGGACGGAATTTCTTGATAAAGGCTATTATCGCCCCCTTGCCGAGAAAATAAGGGAGATCGCATCTGCTGAACTTCAGGAGATCAAAAATCCGATCATCATCGACAGCGGGTGTGGTGAGGGCTTTTATACTGTCGAGCTTTCAAAGCTTGAAAAAGCAGATATCTACGGCATTGATATCTCAAAACACGCAGTGGCACACTGCATGACGAGAGTTCATCAGGCGAGTGTAAATAACTGCGAGTTTGCGGTGGCTTCGTCTTTTGATCTGCCTTTTGCCAATAATTCCGCAGATGCAGTTATAAGTGTTTTTGCTCCTGTGTGCAACGATGAATATGCCCGCGTGCTGAAAAAAGGCGGAAAACTGATAGTAGTTTCGCCGTCACCTCGTCATTTGTTTGAACTTAAAGCGGCAGTATACGATAAGCCTTATGAAAATAAACCCAATGACTATCATCTTGACCGCTTCGTCAGGGATAACGAAATAGTTTTTGAGTATACGGCAGAACTTTCTTCACAGAAAGATATTTTTGATCTTTTCATGATGACACCATATTTTTATAAGACCTCCGAAGAGGGCATATCAAGGTTGAAAGCACTTGACAGTATAAACGTCAACTGTGGATTTGTGATACAGGTCTACAAAAGGAAATAG
- a CDS encoding glycoside hydrolase family 113, which produces MDRELFCKGYTWGFFSKEGELLTDIAEQSMRRLASNGLDWICITVNGWQETFYSTTVFSLYGLTQTDTEIEHAVKLAKSLGLKVCLKPMVNCLDHSWRARIDFPTEDGCDYWEKWFISYNRFMLYYAKMAEKLGCEMLCTGCEMAGMDKQSGFCRDMISRARNVYHGIIMHNINHGDEFRFDWLDAVDVIGISAYYPVTDGINRSIDFMRERWADVVSRLEKCHEKYGKPIMFAEIGVRSEQGCSAYPWDFHDRPEKPTDEQEQSDFYESAMEATWDKPWFCGYFWWDWKAVIPPEDKAKENRDFIVYGKLAEKTLRKWYNKK; this is translated from the coding sequence ATGGATAGAGAATTATTCTGCAAAGGCTATACATGGGGCTTTTTCAGCAAGGAAGGTGAATTGCTGACCGATATTGCAGAACAGTCTATGAGAAGACTAGCTTCAAACGGGCTTGACTGGATATGCATAACTGTCAACGGCTGGCAGGAAACATTTTACAGCACTACAGTTTTCTCGCTTTACGGCTTGACTCAGACAGATACTGAAATTGAGCACGCAGTAAAGCTTGCAAAATCTCTCGGGCTGAAAGTCTGCCTGAAACCTATGGTCAACTGTCTTGACCATTCATGGAGAGCTAGGATAGATTTCCCTACCGAAGATGGCTGTGATTATTGGGAAAAGTGGTTCATTTCCTATAACAGATTTATGCTGTACTATGCAAAAATGGCTGAAAAGCTGGGCTGTGAAATGCTTTGCACAGGCTGTGAGATGGCCGGTATGGATAAGCAAAGCGGTTTTTGCCGTGACATGATAAGCCGCGCAAGAAATGTCTATCATGGGATAATAATGCATAATATCAATCACGGTGATGAGTTCCGATTTGACTGGCTTGATGCGGTCGATGTAATCGGCATCAGCGCTTATTACCCTGTGACTGATGGCATAAATAGGAGCATCGATTTCATGCGAGAACGCTGGGCAGATGTTGTTTCACGACTTGAAAAATGCCATGAAAAGTACGGCAAACCAATTATGTTTGCGGAGATAGGTGTTCGCAGTGAACAGGGCTGTTCAGCTTATCCATGGGATTTCCATGACCGTCCCGAAAAGCCGACGGATGAACAGGAACAGTCTGATTTTTATGAAAGTGCGATGGAAGCCACTTGGGATAAGCCATGGTTCTGCGGATATTTCTGGTGGGACTGGAAAGCTGTTATCCCTCCCGAAGACAAAGCTAAAGAGAACCGCGATTTCATCGTATACGGCAAGCTGGCGGAGAAAACTCTCAGAAAATGGTATAACAAAAAATAA
- a CDS encoding adenylosuccinate synthase gives MVRAIVGANWGDEGKGKLTDMMAQESDIVIRFQGGANAGHTIHNHYGRFALHTLPSGIFYDHTTNIIGNGVAFDIPKFFKELNEVTSQGVPMPKLLISDRVQMIMPYHIDFDKFEEERLGKASFGSTKSGIAPFYSDKYAKIGFQVQELFDEEALKEKIHRVLEQKNILLKYMYNKPAIDENELFNTLMEYKKMVEPYVCDVSAYLWNAIKEGKNILLEGQLGSLKDPDHGIYPMVTSSSTLAAYGAIGAGIPPYEIKKIVTVCKAYSSAVGAGAFVSEIFGDEAEELRKRGGDKGEYGATTGRPRRMGWFDCVASKYGCRIQGTTDVAFTVVDALGYLDKIPVCVGYEIDGKVTTDFPTTGKLEKAKPVLEVLDGWKSDIGGIRKYEDLPENCRKYIEFVEEQIGFPITMVSNGPKREDIIMRESKLSK, from the coding sequence ATGGTAAGAGCAATTGTTGGCGCAAACTGGGGCGACGAAGGCAAGGGCAAGCTCACGGACATGATGGCGCAGGAATCTGATATCGTTATAAGATTTCAGGGCGGCGCAAATGCAGGTCATACCATACATAATCACTATGGCAGGTTTGCACTTCACACTCTCCCGTCAGGCATATTTTACGATCACACCACTAACATCATCGGCAACGGTGTAGCTTTTGATATCCCCAAGTTTTTCAAGGAACTGAATGAAGTTACATCTCAGGGCGTACCTATGCCCAAGCTGCTGATATCCGACAGAGTGCAGATGATAATGCCTTACCACATTGATTTCGATAAATTTGAAGAAGAAAGACTGGGCAAGGCAAGCTTCGGTTCTACAAAGTCGGGTATTGCACCTTTCTATTCTGATAAGTATGCAAAGATCGGTTTCCAGGTTCAGGAACTCTTCGATGAAGAGGCTCTCAAGGAGAAGATACACAGAGTTCTGGAGCAGAAAAATATTCTGCTGAAATATATGTACAACAAGCCCGCCATCGATGAGAACGAACTGTTCAACACACTGATGGAATACAAGAAGATGGTAGAACCTTATGTATGTGATGTTTCTGCTTATCTGTGGAACGCTATCAAGGAAGGCAAAAACATTCTGCTTGAAGGTCAGCTGGGTTCACTGAAAGATCCCGACCACGGCATCTATCCTATGGTAACATCATCTTCTACACTGGCGGCTTACGGCGCTATCGGTGCCGGTATACCTCCTTATGAGATCAAGAAGATCGTAACTGTATGTAAGGCATATTCTTCCGCAGTTGGCGCAGGTGCATTTGTTTCCGAGATCTTCGGTGACGAGGCTGAGGAGCTGAGAAAGCGTGGCGGTGACAAGGGCGAGTATGGCGCAACAACAGGCAGACCCAGAAGAATGGGTTGGTTCGACTGTGTAGCTTCCAAGTACGGCTGCCGTATCCAGGGCACTACCGATGTAGCATTTACAGTTGTTGACGCGCTGGGCTATCTTGATAAGATACCTGTATGCGTAGGTTACGAGATAGACGGCAAGGTAACAACCGACTTCCCCACCACAGGCAAGCTTGAAAAGGCTAAGCCCGTTCTGGAAGTACTGGATGGCTGGAAGAGCGATATCGGCGGTATACGCAAGTATGAGGATCTTCCCGAGAACTGCCGCAAGTACATTGAGTTCGTCGAGGAGCAGATCGGCTTCCCCATCACAATGGTATCCAATGGTCCTAAGAGAGAGGATATCATCATGAGAGAATCCAAATTGAGCAAATAA